In the genome of Candidatus Polarisedimenticolaceae bacterium, one region contains:
- a CDS encoding efflux RND transporter periplasmic adaptor subunit: MQAGSWTRRLAFLAVAAGALWGGWTWWKGGSNDDDAPRYRTEKVDRGVVNETVTATGTVSAVTTVQVGSQVSGIVARLYADFNSRVARGQLLAELDPTPFQATVEQRRADVTRYEVQMRAAEIAFKRQQRLLDQQLSAEADYDAAKADFDAAAAQVEQSRAALRQAETNLGYTKILSPIDGVVVARQYDVGQTVAASFQAPTLFTIAQDLTKMQVQADVDQADIGKIRVGQKASFTVDAYPDQSFKGEISQVRLNATANQNVITYPVILTVDNAEEKLRPQMTANVTIEVEKAENVLRVPNAALRFRPVETAATPDPERAAARMGAPSKGAGGASKAFEAATGAPSRRGQSVYVLDGKDSLKAVPIRTGITDGRFTAVVDGELKEGDTIVVGIATAKVETTGSFPGAGPMGGGRPGGGGRRGP, encoded by the coding sequence ATGCAGGCCGGAAGCTGGACCAGGAGACTCGCCTTCCTCGCCGTCGCAGCCGGGGCCCTCTGGGGCGGCTGGACCTGGTGGAAGGGAGGGTCGAACGACGACGACGCGCCGAGGTACCGGACGGAGAAGGTCGACCGCGGGGTCGTCAATGAAACGGTGACCGCGACCGGGACGGTCTCCGCGGTCACGACCGTTCAGGTCGGAAGCCAGGTCTCCGGGATCGTCGCCCGCCTGTACGCCGACTTCAACAGCCGCGTCGCCCGCGGCCAACTGCTCGCCGAGCTCGACCCCACCCCGTTCCAGGCGACCGTCGAGCAGCGTCGCGCGGACGTCACCCGCTACGAGGTGCAGATGCGCGCCGCCGAGATCGCCTTCAAGCGGCAGCAACGCCTGCTCGATCAGCAGCTCTCCGCCGAGGCGGATTACGACGCGGCCAAGGCGGACTTCGACGCCGCCGCCGCGCAGGTGGAGCAGTCCCGCGCGGCGCTGCGGCAGGCGGAGACCAACCTCGGCTACACCAAGATCCTGTCGCCGATCGACGGGGTCGTCGTCGCCCGCCAGTACGACGTCGGCCAGACCGTGGCCGCCTCGTTCCAGGCTCCGACCCTGTTCACCATCGCGCAGGACCTCACGAAGATGCAGGTGCAGGCCGACGTCGACCAGGCCGACATCGGGAAGATCCGCGTCGGCCAGAAGGCGTCGTTCACGGTGGACGCCTATCCCGATCAGAGCTTCAAGGGAGAGATCAGCCAGGTCCGCCTCAACGCGACGGCGAACCAGAACGTCATCACCTATCCCGTCATCCTCACCGTGGACAACGCCGAGGAGAAGCTCCGCCCGCAGATGACGGCGAACGTGACGATCGAGGTGGAGAAGGCCGAGAACGTGCTGCGCGTGCCGAACGCGGCGCTGCGCTTCCGTCCGGTCGAGACGGCGGCGACCCCCGATCCCGAGCGCGCCGCCGCGAGGATGGGCGCCCCCTCCAAGGGCGCCGGCGGGGCCTCGAAGGCCTTCGAGGCGGCCACGGGCGCGCCGTCCCGTCGCGGGCAGAGCGTCTACGTCCTCGACGGGAAGGACTCGCTGAAGGCGGTCCCGATCCGCACGGGGATCACCGACGGACGCTTCACCGCCGTCGTGGACGGGGAGCTGAAGGAAGGGGACACGATCGTCGTCGGCATCGCGACGGCGAAGGTCGAGACGACCGGCAGCTTCCCGGGCGCCGGCCCGATGGGCGGCGGTCGGCCGGGCGGCGGCGGGAGGCGAGGGCCTTGA
- the rmuC gene encoding DNA recombination protein RmuC, with product MNPLLAAAIGLVVGALAGWIWGARSAAKAREDLARADEKLRLLDEAGARLKESFAALSHEALRQNQQSFLDLARSQFGALQDASRNDLSERQKAIEAIVKPVAESLQQVDRKLQEVEKERAGAYAGLIEQVKGLAETQTRLQSETAGLSKALRAPISRGKWGEMQLRRVVELAGMLDRCDFVEQPTLSDEQGKTLRPDMLVHLPGGKSVVVDAKAPLAAYLDAAETADENAREARLRDHARLVRDHITALSNRNYSRQVEPAPEFVVMFLPGESFFGAALQFDGTLLEYGIERGVIPASPTTLIALLRAVGYGWRHEQLAENAKEISDLGRQLHERLRTMTGHFDKLGRSLDAATAAFNQAVASLDTRVLVSARRFEELGAAEGATLETPDAVERQARLPSRPEAEGDEAAH from the coding sequence GTGAACCCCCTCCTCGCCGCCGCGATCGGCCTCGTCGTCGGTGCCCTCGCCGGATGGATCTGGGGCGCCAGGAGCGCGGCGAAGGCCCGCGAGGACCTCGCCCGCGCCGACGAGAAGCTCCGGCTGCTCGACGAAGCCGGCGCCCGGCTGAAGGAGTCGTTCGCGGCGCTCTCCCACGAGGCCCTGCGCCAGAACCAGCAGAGTTTCCTCGACCTCGCGCGCTCCCAGTTCGGCGCCCTGCAGGACGCCTCCAGGAACGACCTCTCCGAGCGGCAGAAGGCGATCGAGGCGATCGTCAAGCCGGTCGCCGAATCGCTCCAGCAGGTCGATCGCAAGCTGCAGGAGGTCGAAAAGGAGCGCGCGGGGGCCTACGCGGGATTGATCGAGCAGGTGAAGGGGCTCGCGGAGACCCAGACCCGCCTCCAGTCCGAGACCGCCGGCCTCTCGAAGGCCCTGCGCGCGCCGATCTCCCGCGGGAAGTGGGGGGAGATGCAGCTGCGCCGGGTCGTCGAGCTCGCGGGGATGCTCGACCGGTGCGACTTCGTCGAGCAGCCGACCCTGTCGGACGAACAGGGAAAAACGCTGCGCCCGGACATGCTCGTGCACCTCCCCGGAGGGAAAAGCGTCGTGGTCGACGCGAAGGCGCCGCTGGCCGCCTACCTCGACGCGGCGGAGACGGCGGACGAGAACGCGCGGGAGGCCAGGCTCCGGGATCACGCCAGGCTCGTCCGCGACCACATCACGGCATTGAGCAACCGGAACTACTCCCGACAGGTCGAGCCGGCGCCGGAGTTCGTGGTCATGTTCCTGCCGGGGGAGAGCTTCTTCGGCGCCGCCCTGCAGTTCGACGGGACGCTTCTCGAATACGGGATCGAGCGCGGCGTGATCCCGGCGAGCCCCACGACGCTGATCGCGTTGCTCCGGGCCGTCGGCTACGGCTGGCGGCACGAGCAGCTCGCCGAGAACGCGAAGGAGATCTCCGACCTCGGACGCCAGCTGCACGAGCGGCTCCGGACGATGACCGGCCATTTCGACAAGCTCGGCCGGAGCCTCGACGCCGCGACCGCGGCGTTCAATCAGGCCGTCGCCTCGCTGGACACCCGGGTGCTCGTCTCGGCCCGGCGCTTCGAGGAGCTCGGCGCCGCGGAGGGGGCCACGCTCGAGACACCCGACGCAGTCGAGCGGCAGGCGCGACTTCCCAGCCGTCCCGAAGCCGAAGGGGACGAAGCGGCGCATTGA
- a CDS encoding alpha/beta hydrolase: MRIEVEGAGPLVVKLAGVAGGVGLYREECDAARAAGFRVAAVDLAGDRADDPAPQPLTWDFLALETARAIDAAGGGPAIVWGTSFGTLVALATAARWPGRVCGLLLCHPPERTAIRPSLERLFRWVERRDASDFTRRLLLSGAFVYLGGWEAGYPGLPARAPGLLRAGARARTPSKTVREKLHLLWTESPGIPAPGLWPRTSIVAGAWDRVAPPDGARRLASRLTGSTLHVMPRTGHGTAWTHARSYNALCVQQLGRIAESVTSAGA, from the coding sequence ATGCGGATCGAAGTCGAAGGCGCCGGCCCGCTCGTCGTGAAGCTCGCCGGGGTCGCGGGAGGCGTGGGGCTTTATCGCGAGGAGTGCGACGCGGCCCGCGCCGCCGGATTCCGCGTCGCGGCCGTCGACCTCGCCGGCGATCGTGCCGACGATCCCGCCCCGCAGCCGCTGACGTGGGACTTCCTCGCGCTGGAGACCGCGCGCGCGATCGACGCCGCCGGAGGCGGGCCGGCGATCGTCTGGGGTACCTCCTTCGGCACGCTCGTCGCGCTCGCGACGGCGGCGCGCTGGCCGGGGCGCGTCTGCGGGCTGCTCCTGTGTCACCCGCCGGAGCGGACGGCGATCCGCCCGTCTCTCGAGCGCCTGTTCCGATGGGTGGAGCGGCGGGACGCCTCCGACTTCACGCGACGACTCCTGCTCTCCGGCGCGTTCGTGTACCTCGGAGGCTGGGAGGCGGGGTATCCGGGACTCCCCGCCCGCGCCCCGGGATTGCTTCGGGCCGGCGCCCGCGCGCGGACCCCGTCGAAGACCGTCCGCGAGAAGCTGCACCTGCTCTGGACGGAGTCCCCCGGGATTCCCGCTCCGGGGTTGTGGCCGAGAACCTCGATCGTCGCGGGGGCCTGGGATCGCGTCGCTCCCCCCGACGGCGCCCGGCGCCTCGCTTCGCGTCTGACCGGCTCGACGCTCCACGTCATGCCGCGGACCGGGCACGGGACCGCTTGGACCCATGCCCGGTCCTACAACGCCCTCTGCGTTCAGCAGCTCGGGCGCATCGCGGAGAGCGTCACTTCGGCTGGGGCGTGA
- a CDS encoding RNA methyltransferase yields the protein MTGASIRFVLVEPQSAGNIGASARALKNCGFDRLLLVAPACDPLDEQARRFAVDARDVLVGAERVASLDAALAGAATVIGTSALAGKQRRPNWRLDAFAAAIPREAAKGPLAFVFGRESRGLTDDELDRCTHLVHLAAAEAYTSFNLAQAVLLCAYTARLALDAAPAPAAHDEPAALHEEREAMYAHLNEALRAIGFLKPDQEEGMERRLRRMFGRADFTSGDVKVLRGIARQILWIARR from the coding sequence GTGACGGGAGCGTCGATCCGCTTCGTGCTCGTGGAGCCGCAGTCGGCCGGCAATATAGGAGCGTCCGCTCGGGCCCTCAAGAACTGCGGCTTCGATCGCCTCCTCCTCGTCGCCCCGGCGTGTGATCCGCTCGACGAGCAGGCGCGACGCTTCGCCGTGGACGCGCGCGACGTGCTCGTCGGTGCCGAACGGGTCGCCTCGCTCGACGCGGCCCTCGCGGGGGCCGCGACCGTGATCGGCACGTCCGCGCTGGCCGGCAAGCAGCGCCGGCCGAACTGGCGCCTCGACGCGTTCGCCGCCGCGATCCCGCGCGAGGCGGCGAAAGGCCCGCTCGCGTTCGTCTTCGGTCGCGAGTCGCGCGGCCTCACCGACGACGAGCTCGACCGGTGCACCCACCTCGTGCACCTCGCCGCCGCCGAGGCGTACACGTCGTTCAACCTCGCCCAGGCCGTCCTGTTGTGCGCCTACACGGCGCGCCTCGCCCTCGACGCCGCGCCGGCCCCCGCCGCGCACGACGAGCCCGCCGCGCTCCACGAGGAGCGCGAGGCGATGTACGCGCACCTGAACGAGGCGCTGCGCGCGATCGGCTTCCTCAAGCCCGACCAGGAGGAGGGGATGGAGCGCCGCCTGCGCCGGATGTTCGGGCGGGCCGATTTCACCTCCGGCGACGTCAAGGTTCTCCGCGGCATCGCGAGACAGATCCTGTGGATCGCGCGGCGCTGA